Proteins encoded in a region of the Takifugu flavidus isolate HTHZ2018 chromosome 10, ASM371156v2, whole genome shotgun sequence genome:
- the LOC130532766 gene encoding uncharacterized protein LOC130532766 isoform X4, which translates to MQSPRQSNSQPSPVTTATTEKELDSESAHKEPDAQQEEIKSPSAAETEAAVAQHGDGTLPETHGGVAGTQTASKCDGRPPTQPSDQTDKEELGSDLKPSATIEDKYADGRDGPTVENQAKRDRRKYVPSKKAMVDPLKMDMSKPAGIPLTTSQLSLQCIECHIIFSDHKSKERHLKASHPAEYEQCILRNALFACYVCDRHFTNSTELMAHQKAHVEKKPFKCPICGQAFNKSSELTSHKKSHFGSDGYACTDCGKLCKTMTLLKYHRRTHTGEKPYICKECGQRFTMPKTLQKHVMSHLEGAEENGENSKAKLKNTDGVVIKYLCFLCNASFKTTKTRLHHMKTKHNMVPARTSKAIHTGQQFKESTPIITPISISEPALLQVEPNGPLQKVDANIDTEQICRLIESLASSEPEKIPAERTGPSSPSRPHTVELEQQQPPTCSSAAQTQDEHDADPKEGTESQLQKVKPDHIQPSQDGAGSQEKNDQEAVKKVSTEQVEDLPKSEEPSAKESLVAQVATKEASQVLLNTMSAQELVKVRKRKPSRAYFFQEYMQELVGSIYKDDLQIKAKPAKRQRTEKAHLVVKFGPPSKEKKNREKKSPQQRKRSQGDAIMGNTSTANLSGKKGASQKRGRKGKGNKNTRHLVSTPKKKSSPPSHDSQQIKDVRKNKMKRQKEVVAEGATHIEERAPVESPKFKKTKKAKIMQKVPPKSAKEGKRKKKRAEETEEMRTASADVTQDALRLLKGHKQPQLRVYKLDTSKASGHALEASAQQSQTSAQHSPGARMDHSAADSRKDVSAEGKKMGGRRKKNQKALSLLSSLKVPRPPPEALPSKTKTTRKRKASSKVEMEGVITSSSNRALECHDCGERFSEVASLQKHKGTVHVLESPGLTYTNGNIFEGVTSSDFYNLPKRDRMVIGVMNTATGWDTEPELGEAALEDREPGVSFPALIPSPSLLVPPSDVVMMDEDKGASKLGATARPPSDQNCETTRSSENDDPTMAVGNKRVAEEGVCDTADEDVKEDLMLEVDLVTVGEQSEKDDLPSPVVPGGQTKATRTCDGGRKSATPVSDESEKSVSLQTCSAHQMEIKEEEEEICGQSKKVARHRELNRDGLKGGGTGHRTVAASTKGGAVDATQSEKEEQECEVVYEQHTIASDSEMNDENEAAIKNSELGPVAEVEAHKSSASLPPVPAALEESRGEPVVLGLKPRNTSVEEALNERGDDHGREQSPAVMLEELPTSRQARTSKDQSPMTTKSKPRQVSSGVTEKGVRIVNLEIKVEENMSEAQLAAASVLKSQDVVLHPQHPRDINAVLVKEERTLVLHEVQAAPGSRRMRWNVEPVSVENTSSPFVEHVDLGQDCPLTPDFHTSTCIFYPVKEEEREVLLGPSHTSSRTEKSINLLQTEHCATSADERSCFAEDYQTTARGPLPEPGSIGIAEEDAAVAMWPQPPELQDFLVQSSDEEDVGCLELSDPQLDSEAEAMAYFKKNQTEPAKLSSSQQQTPSAETTTREPIDFFSVYFGQETWEEIANCTVKISNIPKPVTAREVAQFVGIHIAMGTLKFPSPKLYWEELTKVPLVAEAMPLLRFLELSRILKLAYPPPEVQCDARSESDLHNVQHKTLLTGKKTLSHHKAGQLQRDPGNDLNCSKTQTDPLWKVQPLLRRFKAGCGSLRQDGDFAVDQYPLPLTGKTHKKPSLCCTTLVGFGGFLLHLDIKLGSSSKEDAVEKMVPSGSTVFLCKQELSTPAMLERLLLAGVHGAGRVGGARGQIGDEFVSSDGKLMLRRSDCGFILSTVGSSQRDVASLTDDFEKAQMSAHLNRDLQSLYTTPLTASAPACWPQAVLWYLTDLALINSWLLYREGHTVTSAPLSLMAFRLEVSKALILSSGSDALDSVPSQPLTESTRATREKSNPDLVEESPLPDVTTRYDGLEHWPEQLGEGEGGRCRFRDCQRTSRVLCLKCCVFLCISRSSNCFLKFHNQESLGKG; encoded by the exons CAGTCAAACAGCCAGCCGAGCCCTGTGACCACAGCAACTACAGAAAAAGAGCTGGACTCTGAGTCCGCACACAAGGAACCAGATGCACAACAAGAAGAGATCAAATCACCCTCTGCTGCTGAGACCGAAGCAGCTGTGGCCCAACATGGAGATGGGACACTGCCAGAAACACACGGAGGTGTGGCGGGGACGCAGACTGCCAGCAAGTGTGATGGTCGGCCACCTACCCAGCCTTCAGACCAGACTGACAAGGAGGAACTGGGTTCTGATCTAAAGCCAAGTGCCACAATTGAGGATAAATATGCTGATGGTCGTGATGGACCAACGGTGGAGAATCAGGCTAAACGTGACCGAAGGAAGTATGTCCCTTCCAAGAAGGCCATGGTGGACCCCCTGAAGATGGACATGTCCAAACCAGCAGGTATCCCTTTGACAA CCTCCCAGCTCTCCCTGCAGTGCATCGAGTGCCACATAATCTTCAGCGATCATAAGAGCAAAGAGCGCCACCTGAAGGCGAGCCACCCGGCAGAGTATGAGCAGTGCATCCTCAGAAACGCCCTTTTCGCCTGTTACGTTTGCGACCGCCACTTCACAAACTCCACCGAGCTCATGGCCCATCAGAAAGCCCACGTGGAGAAGAAGCCCTTCAAGTGTCCCATCTGTGGCCAGGCCTTCAACAAGTCGTCAGAGCTCACGTCTCATAAAAAGAGTCATTTTGGCTCGGATGGTTACGCCTGCACTGACTGTGGCAAACTTTGTAAAACCATGACATTGCTCAAGTATCATCGCCGCACGCACACGGGAGAGAAGCCGTATATATGCAAGGAGTGTGGACAGAGGTTCACCATGCCCAAAACTCTGCAGAAACATGTCATGTCACACCTGGAGGGAGCTGAGGAGAATGGGGAAAACAGCAAGGCTAAACTGAAGAATACTGACG GTGTTGTGATAAAGTATCTTTGTTTCCTCTGCAATGCCTCTTTCAAGACCACCAAGACGCGGCTGCACCACatgaaaaccaaacacaacatgGTGCCTGCCAGAACCAGCAAAGCCATCCATACCGGACAGCAGTTCAAGGAAAGCACACCCATCATCACTCCGATCTCCATATCCGAACCAGCACTGCTACAGGTTGAACCGAATGGACCCCTGCAAAAAGTGGACGCCAACATCGACACGGAACAGATCTGCCGACTCATCGAATCTTTGG CTTCATCGGAACCGGAGAAGATTCCTGCAGAACGGACCGGTCCGTCCAGCCCATCACGTCCACATACAGTAGAGTTGGAGCAACAGCAGCCTCCTACTTGTTCATCTGCTGCACAAACTCAAGATGAACACGACGCAGATCCCAAAGAAGGGACTGAATCACAGCTGCAAAAGGTAAAGCCAGATCATATTCAGCCCTCGCAGGATGGAGCCGGGTCACAAGAGAAGAATGATCAAGAAGCAGTTAAGAAAGTGAGTACGGAGCAGGTGGAAGACCTGCCTAAAAGTGAGGAGCCCTCTGCTAAAGAATCGCTTGTGGCACAGGTAGCAACAAAGGAGGCCTCACAAGTACTGTTAAATACAATGTCAGCACAAGAGCTAGTAAAAGTGCGGAAAAGAAAGCCATCAAGGGCGTACTTCTTTCAGGAGTATATGCAGGAACTGGTTGGTTCCATATACAAGGATGATTTACAAATTAAGGCCAAACCAGCCAAACGCCAAAGGACAGAAAAGGCTCACCTTGTGGTTAAATTCGGTCCACCgagcaaagagaagaaaaacagagagaagaagtCGCCACAGCAGCGCAAGCGATCGCAGGGGGATGCCATCATGGGCAACACATCGACGGCAAATCTCTCTGGGAAAAAAGGAGCATCACAGaagaggggaagaaagggaAAAGGGAACAAGAACACCAGACATTTGGTGTCAACTCCTAAAAAGAAATCCTCTCCGCCAAGCCATGATTCACAACAAATCAAAGatgtgaggaaaaataaaatgaaaaggcagaaagaagTCGTCGCAGAGGGTGCTACGCACATTGAGGAGCGCGCCCCTGTCGAGTCTCctaaatttaaaaagacaaaaaaagcaaaaataatgcaaaaagtTCCACCCAAGAGTGCAAAAGAGGGAAAGCGCAAAAAGAAACGGGcggaggaaacagaagaaatgaggACGGCTTCTGCAGATGTAACCCAAGACGCTCTACGTCTGCTGAAAGGTCACAAACAGCCCCAGCTGAGGGTATATAAATTAGACACCTCAAAAGCCTCAGGACATGCGCTCGAGGCCTCAGCTCAACAGTCccaaacatcagctcaacacAGCCCAGGTGCCAGAATGGATCACTCTGCAGCAGATAGCAGAAAGGACGTCAGTGCTGAAGGCAAGAAAATGGGCGGACGGcgcaaaaaaaatcagaaagcTCTTTCGTTGTTGTCCTCCCTGAAGGTTCCGCGTCCACCACCAGAAGCGCTGCCCTCCAAGACAAAGACCACCAGGAAGCGGAAAGCCTCCTCAAAAGTGGAGATGGAAGGAGTCATAACGTCTTCTTCCAACCGCGCCTTAGAGTGTCATGACTGCGGTGAGCGGTTCAGCGAAGTCGCTTCCCTACAGAAGCACAAGGGAACTGTCCACGTCCTGGAGAGTCCTGGTCTCACTTACACTAACGGGAACATCTTTGAAGGCGTCACAAGCTCGGACTTTTACAACCTTCCAAAGCGAGACAGGATGGTGATAGGTGTGATGAATACTGCTACAGGCTGGGATACCGAGCCTGAGCTGGGAGAGGCGGCGTTAGAGGACAGAGAGCCGGGCGTCTCCTTCCCAGCTTTGATCCCTTCCCCATCTTTACTGGTTCCTCCGTCAGATGTTGTAATGATGGATGAAGACAAGGGGGCAAGTAAGTTAGGAGCAACTGCCCGCCCACCCTCGGACCAAAACTGTGAGACGACTCGGAGTTCTGAGAACGAcgatccaacgatggctgttgGCAACAAGCGAGTAGCAGAAGAAGGTGTTTGTGATACTGCAGATGAAGACGTTAAGGAGGATTTAATGCTAGAGGTGGATCTAGTCACAGTTGGGGAGCAGTCTGAAAAAGATGACCTGCCATCTCCTGTGGTCCCGGGTGGCCAAACCAAAGCAACCAGAACCTGTGACGGGGGGAGGAAGAGTGCTACCCCGGTTAGTGACGAAAGTGAAAAAAGTGTATCTCTGCAAACATGTTCTGCTCATCAAATGGAGatcaaagaagaggaggaagaaatctGTGGCCAGAGCAAGAAGGTAGCGAGACACAGAGAACTTAATAGGGATGGTCTGAAAGGTGGAGGAACGGGCCATCGGACCGTCGCAGCATCAACGAAAGGAGGTGCTGTCGATGCAACACAGTCGGAGAAAGAAGAGCAGGAATGTGAAGTAGTTTATGAACAACATACGATCGCTTCTGATTCAGAAATGAATGATGAAAATGAGGCAGCCATAAAGAATTCAGAGCTGGGACCCGTCGCCGAGGTTGAGGCCCATAAATCTAGCGCGTCGTTGCCCCCTGTGCCCGCTGCGTTAGAGGAATCCCGTGGAGAGCCAGTTGTCCTTGGACTGAAACCGCGTAACACCAGTGTTGAGGAGGCACTAAATGAACGTGGAGACGACCACGGCCGAGAACAGTCTCCAGCCGTCATGCTGGAGGAGCTCCCTACATCCAGACAAGCACGTACATCCAAGGACCAAAGCCCGATGACAACAAAAAGCAAACCAAGACAG GTGTCCAGCGGTGTTACGGAGAAAGGAGTACGCATCGTGAACCTTGAGATTaaggtggaggagaacatgTCGGAAGCACAGCTGGCTGCAGCCAGCGTTCTAAAGAGTCAGGACGTGGTCCTGCACCCGCAGCATCCACGTGACATAAATGCGGTTctggtgaaggaggagaggaccCTTGTGTTACATGAGGTCCAGGCTGCCCCGGGGAGCAGACGCATGCGGTGGAATGTTGAACCAGTCAGCGTTGAGAACACCTCCAGCCCGT TCGTGGAGCATGTCGATTTGGGGCAGGACTGTCCTCTCACCCCTGACTTCCACACCAGCACATGTATCTTCTATccagtgaaggaggaagagagggaggttCTGCTGGGACCTTCTCATACCAGCAGCAGAACGGAGAAATCCATTAATCTCCTGCAAACAGAACATTGTGCAACAAGTG CAGATGAAAGAAGTTGTTTTGCTGAAGACTACCAGACCACAGCGAGGGGACCGTTGCCAGAACCGGGGTCCATCGGAATCGCAGAAGAAG ATGCTGCAGTAGCCATGTGGCCACAGCCTCCGGAGCTTCAGGACTTCCTCGTCCAGAGTTCAGACGAAGAGGACGTGGGATGTTTGGAATTGTCCGATCCTCAGCTCGACTCTGAAGCAGAAGCGATGGCCTATTTCAAGAAGAACCAAACAGAGCCAGCAAA GTTGTCATCGAGCCAGCAGCAAACACCGAGTGCAGAGACCACAACAAGGGAGCCCATTGATTTCTTCTCTGTAtattttggtcaggaaacatgGGAGGAAATTGCCAACTGCACAGTTAAAATATCCAACATTCCTAAACCTGTAACAGCCAGAGAGGTTGCACAGTTTGTTGGGATCCACATCGCAATGGGAACTCTAAAG tttccGAGTCCAAAGCTCTACTGGGAGGAACTGACTAAAGTGCCTCTGGTTGCTGAAGCCATGCCGCTGCTGCGCTTCCTTGAGCTTTCTCGCATATTGAAGCTTGCGTATCCACCTCCGGAGGTCCAATGTGATGCTAGGAGTGAAAGCGACTTGCATAACGTTCAGCACAAAACTCTCTTAACTGGCAAAAAGACACTTTCTCATCATAAAGCCGGGCAGTTACAAAGAGACCCAGGAAATGACCTGAATTGCTCCAAAACACAGACTGACCCCCTCTGGAAGGTTCAGCCTTTACTCCGCCGTTTCAAAGCAGGGTGCGGGTCACTGAGGCAAGACGGGGATTTTGCTGTTGACCAGTATCCACTTCCTCTGACTGGGAAAACGCACAAGAAGCCGTCTCTTTGTTGTACTACATTGGTGGGATTTGGCGGTTTTCTGTTACATTTAGATATTAAATTGGGTTCATCCAGCAAAGAAGATGCTGTTGAGAAAATGGTCCCCAGCGGCAGCACGGTCTTCCTTTGCAAGCAGGAACTGTCCACCCCGGCCATGCTGGAGCGTCTGCTACTTGCCGGAGTCCACGGTGCAGGCCGAGTGGGAGGAGCCCGGGGACAGATCGGAGACGAGTTTGTGAGTTCGGACGGAAAGCTGATGTTACGGAGATCGGACTGCGGTTTTATACTTTCTACCGTCGGGAGCAGCCAGAGGGACGTGGCGTCGCTCACCGACGACTTCGAGAAGGCCCAGATGTCGGCGCATCTGAACAGAGATCTTCAGAGTCTGTACACTACCCCTCTCACCGCCTCGGCTCCAGCTTGCTGGCCTCAAGCAGTGCTCTGGTATCTAACCGACCTGGCTCTGATCAACTCCTGGCTCCTGTACAGGGAGGGCCACACTGTGACCTCTGCACCTTTGAGTCTCATGGCATTTAGATTAGAAGTATCCAAGGCTTTGATCCTCTCCAGCGGCTCCGACGCCCTAGACTCTGTCCCTTCCCAACCCCTCACGGAGAGCACCCGCGCAACAAGAGAAAAATCCAATCCCGACCTGGTTGAGGAAAGCCCTCTGCCAGATGTAACCACGCGGTACGACGGGTTAGAGCACTGGCCTGAGCAgctgggggagggagagggcggCAGGTGTCGTTTTAGAGACTGTCAGAGAACATCTCGTGTGCTCTGCCTTAAGTGCTGTGTGTTTCTATGCATTTCACGCAGCAGTAACTGCTTTTTGAAGTTCCATAATCAAGAAAGTTTGGGAAAAGGGTAG